From Bacillus sp. Bos-x628, the proteins below share one genomic window:
- a CDS encoding quinate/shikimate dehydrogenase (YdiB; quinate/shikimate dehydrogenase from Escherichia coli uses both NAD and NAD(P) to convert quinate and shikimate to 3-dehydroquinate and 3-dehydroshikimate): protein MTNIHERNIDGKTKLVGLLATPIGHSLSPRMHNLAYTLTGINYAYLAFEVGNDELEAAINGMKAMGVAGFNVSMPNKMKVLDYLDELDHSAKYTRASNTIVNKDGKLIGYNTDGLGYVRNLIEHGIELAGQKVTLVGSGGAATPIAIQLAQSGIREISIFARQDQYFIQAEENVKYINKEMKSFGVKGNLFPLENKYAFRREVAESAILANGTSLGMKPLDQLSIIDDTLDVLREDLIVTDVVYNPQKTKLLVQAQEAGAKTINGLGMMLWQGALAYKLFTGEDMPVAQVKKVLFENDRF from the coding sequence TTGACAAACATACATGAACGAAATATTGATGGAAAAACAAAATTAGTCGGTCTTCTCGCTACACCCATTGGTCACAGCCTGTCACCGCGGATGCATAACCTTGCCTACACATTAACAGGCATCAACTATGCTTACCTAGCATTTGAAGTAGGAAATGATGAACTAGAAGCAGCAATAAACGGAATGAAAGCGATGGGTGTAGCTGGATTTAACGTCTCTATGCCGAACAAAATGAAAGTGCTCGATTACTTAGATGAACTAGATCATTCTGCGAAATATACACGTGCAAGCAACACCATCGTGAACAAAGATGGCAAGCTGATTGGCTACAACACAGATGGTCTTGGTTACGTGAGAAACTTGATTGAACATGGCATTGAATTAGCTGGACAAAAGGTAACACTCGTTGGCTCGGGCGGTGCCGCGACACCGATTGCGATTCAACTTGCACAATCAGGCATTCGTGAAATTAGTATTTTCGCACGACAAGATCAATATTTTATTCAGGCTGAAGAAAATGTGAAGTACATCAACAAAGAAATGAAATCATTCGGTGTCAAAGGGAACCTCTTCCCGCTTGAAAACAAATACGCATTCCGCCGAGAAGTAGCTGAAAGTGCGATCCTAGCAAATGGGACAAGCCTTGGGATGAAACCATTAGATCAGCTCAGCATTATCGATGATACGCTTGATGTACTGCGTGAAGATTTAATCGTCACAGATGTCGTATACAATCCGCAAAAAACAAAGCTCCTTGTTCAAGCACAGGAAGCGGGCGCCAAAACCATTAACGGTCTTGGGATGATGCTATGGCAAGGTGCTCTTGCTTACAAACTCTTTACTGG
- a CDS encoding MFS transporter — translation MKNSYIKSSLGMYFNYFMLGMINIIVASNMESLSERYHVDIPKISLLVSAIGIGKLIALFFSGRLTDRWGRKPVIITGNFLYLLFLIGIPTTSNYTLAFIFAISAGVANSLLDSGTYPALTEAFPKKSSSASVLVKASVSIGATVLPFILAYLIAHDIFWGWAFYGLGLLYLLVGIYLIFMPFPNHKQVTSQDSLPVQEQMKEEPKMFGEGLAVVLMGFTSTALFVVWQTWLPQLGLKLIGLDTGHATQLLSYFSIGALVSVLLLSILLDKFISPIMVSIFYPIGGISCDAFIVPN, via the coding sequence ATGAAGAATTCTTATATTAAATCGTCGCTTGGTATGTATTTCAACTACTTCATGCTAGGTATGATCAATATTATTGTGGCATCAAATATGGAAAGTTTATCAGAACGCTATCATGTTGATATACCAAAAATCAGCCTGCTTGTATCGGCGATTGGAATCGGGAAATTGATTGCTCTCTTTTTCTCAGGTCGACTGACGGATCGCTGGGGACGCAAGCCTGTCATTATCACAGGAAACTTTCTTTACTTATTATTCTTAATCGGGATTCCGACGACGAGCAATTATACGTTAGCCTTTATCTTTGCGATATCAGCAGGGGTTGCGAACTCTTTGCTTGATTCAGGAACTTATCCTGCACTCACAGAAGCATTTCCAAAAAAATCGAGTTCAGCTTCTGTCTTAGTAAAGGCATCCGTTTCAATCGGAGCGACTGTTCTGCCGTTTATTCTGGCATATCTTATCGCACACGACATCTTCTGGGGTTGGGCTTTCTATGGACTAGGTCTTCTTTATTTACTCGTAGGGATTTACTTGATCTTTATGCCATTCCCAAACCATAAGCAAGTCACATCACAAGATAGTCTCCCAGTACAGGAACAAATGAAGGAAGAACCTAAAATGTTCGGTGAAGGCTTAGCCGTCGTGCTAATGGGCTTCACGTCAACAGCTTTATTTGTGGTTTGGCAAACATGGCTTCCGCAATTAGGATTAAAATTAATTGGGCTTGACACAGGACATGCTACACAACTGCTTTCTTATTTTAGTATTGGTGCACTTGTGTCTGTTTTATTGCTTTCAATTTTACTAGACAAATTCATCTCACCTATTATGGTGTCAATTTTTTATCCAATCGGGGGCATTTCTTGCGATGCTTTCATTGTTCCAAATTGA
- a CDS encoding LacI family DNA-binding transcriptional regulator — protein MKKLNKERVTLQEVARHAGVSTSTASLVVRNNPRISEATRKKVLQSMEELGYVYDRVAANMRSKSSNIVGVIVTDISNTFISEFLIGIQMTLESLGYTVLLGTTFDSVDKQERLISTMVEHRVGGIILNPASKSSTRTVKQLNHIRIPKVLANRELAEVHCDYVGVDYEQGAWMAVHHLLQKGHTRIAFLGGIKSSSTWIERMKGFQRAHDEAQLAIDDALIIDIEPTREGGKISLGKVLDQPEPPTAIFCFSDLVAFGVIQELTSRGMKPGEDIDVVGFDNIPEAEMYHPPLTTVSSFPKSIGVKAAQLLYNKMNEQDEELQRLILKPQLHIRETSTS, from the coding sequence ATGAAAAAATTGAACAAAGAACGCGTCACATTACAGGAAGTCGCCAGACATGCTGGTGTCTCGACTTCAACAGCCTCTCTTGTTGTTCGGAATAACCCAAGGATCTCTGAAGCCACTCGAAAAAAAGTCCTTCAATCCATGGAGGAACTAGGTTACGTATATGACCGTGTCGCTGCAAACATGCGATCAAAAAGCTCTAATATAGTGGGTGTCATTGTTACTGACATATCAAACACTTTTATCTCTGAATTTTTAATAGGGATTCAAATGACTCTTGAATCACTTGGATATACCGTTTTACTCGGTACAACCTTTGACAGTGTCGATAAGCAGGAACGGCTCATTTCCACAATGGTGGAGCATCGGGTCGGGGGAATCATCTTAAATCCTGCCTCGAAGAGCTCTACTCGAACTGTGAAGCAGTTAAATCATATCCGAATTCCAAAGGTACTTGCCAACCGTGAACTGGCTGAAGTTCATTGTGACTATGTCGGAGTAGATTATGAACAAGGCGCTTGGATGGCGGTACACCACCTACTCCAAAAAGGGCATACACGCATTGCCTTTTTAGGCGGAATCAAGTCCTCATCCACTTGGATTGAGCGAATGAAAGGCTTTCAAAGAGCCCATGATGAGGCTCAACTTGCCATCGACGACGCTCTCATTATTGACATCGAGCCTACTCGTGAAGGCGGGAAGATATCACTTGGAAAAGTGCTGGACCAGCCTGAGCCGCCAACTGCTATTTTTTGCTTCAGTGACTTAGTTGCATTCGGTGTCATTCAGGAACTTACATCACGTGGAATGAAACCAGGTGAAGACATAGATGTCGTTGGCTTTGACAATATCCCTGAAGCAGAGATGTATCACCCGCCACTTACGACCGTCTCGTCATTTCCAAAATCCATCGGGGTAAAAGCCGCTCAGCTTTTATACAACAAAATGAACGAACAAGATGAAGAGTTACAACGATTAATCCTAAAGCCACAACTTCATATTAGAGAGACATCTACTTCCTGA
- a CDS encoding amino acid permease, whose translation MAQQELKRNLSNRHVQLIAIGGTIGTGLFLGSGKAIQLAGPSIIFTYLIVGMAIFFVMRALGELLLSKAGYQSLTDIAEDYLGPWASFVTGWTYWFCWIMTAMADVIAVGVYVQYWFDIPQWIPAFICLLILLGFNLLTVKLFGEMEFWFALIKVMTILLLISVGIVLLIIGFQTNAGPVTVSNLWSHGGLFPNGITGFLLSFQMVIFAYVGVELVGVSAAETANPYKNIPSAINKIPLRILFFYVGAIFVLLCINSWTELNASESPFVKTFGLIGIPVAAGLINFVVLTSAASACNSGMFSTSRILYHLSHQKQGPSFFGRLNHHAVPSNALFVSTLVVSVGALLSKLIPEQAFGVVTTISAICFIWVWSIILICHLKYKKTRPQLHAASAFKAPFTPFVNICVLVLFAAILLIMLFADATRPALLLTPIWFAFLFLMYVWKKRCAS comes from the coding sequence TTGGCACAACAAGAGTTAAAACGAAATTTATCAAATCGACATGTACAATTAATTGCAATCGGTGGAACAATCGGTACAGGATTATTTTTAGGTTCAGGTAAGGCGATTCAATTGGCCGGCCCATCCATTATTTTTACCTATTTGATTGTAGGGATGGCCATCTTTTTTGTCATGAGGGCACTTGGGGAATTACTTTTATCCAAGGCAGGCTATCAATCTTTAACCGATATAGCGGAGGATTATCTTGGTCCATGGGCTTCCTTTGTGACAGGGTGGACGTACTGGTTTTGCTGGATTATGACAGCGATGGCGGATGTGATTGCTGTCGGTGTTTATGTGCAGTATTGGTTTGACATTCCCCAATGGATTCCTGCATTCATTTGTTTGCTGATTTTACTTGGATTTAATTTATTGACGGTGAAGCTTTTTGGAGAAATGGAATTTTGGTTTGCATTAATTAAAGTAATGACAATTCTATTGTTAATCAGCGTTGGGATTGTGTTATTAATCATTGGTTTTCAAACAAATGCTGGGCCTGTGACTGTCTCAAACCTTTGGTCACATGGCGGGCTGTTTCCAAATGGCATAACTGGTTTCTTATTGTCATTCCAGATGGTGATCTTTGCCTATGTGGGAGTGGAGCTTGTCGGGGTTTCCGCAGCAGAAACAGCGAATCCATACAAAAATATTCCGTCAGCCATTAATAAGATTCCATTGAGAATTTTATTTTTCTATGTTGGCGCAATCTTTGTTTTATTATGTATTAATTCATGGACAGAGCTGAATGCATCAGAAAGCCCATTTGTCAAAACCTTTGGACTTATTGGCATTCCAGTAGCAGCAGGGCTCATTAATTTTGTCGTACTCACCTCGGCGGCTTCAGCTTGTAATAGCGGTATGTTCTCTACGAGCCGAATTTTGTATCATTTAAGTCATCAAAAGCAGGGACCATCTTTTTTTGGTCGACTGAATCATCACGCAGTTCCAAGCAATGCATTATTTGTCTCAACCCTCGTTGTCTCTGTCGGGGCTCTTTTAAGCAAGCTGATTCCAGAACAAGCCTTTGGGGTTGTAACGACGATTAGCGCAATTTGTTTCATTTGGGTTTGGAGTATTATTTTAATTTGTCATCTTAAATATAAAAAAACACGTCCACAGCTTCACGCCGCATCTGCCTTTAAAGCACCATTCACACCATTTGTGAATATATGTGTTCTTGTGCTATTTGCAGCGATTCTCTTAATCATGCTATTTGCTGACGCGACACGACCAGCTCTGCTATTGACGCCCATATGGTTTGCATTCTTATTCTTAATGTATGTATGGAAGAAACGTTGTGCTTCATGA
- a CDS encoding CoA pyrophosphatase has product MFIDQLKNGLQQIQPLFIGEETAFKAAVLVPLVQLDGEWHILFEVRSLTMRKQPGDISFPGGKLDNSETALEAVLRETHEELGISPESVEILGQLSPYIASPSFVVYPYVGVIDEQKVKHSFNQEEVDETFTVPLKWLCQYEPYLHFVSVQPTPSEDFPFEKIMNGEKYCWGSRAIEEWFYDYENYTIWGLTARILKHFVGLVKTNS; this is encoded by the coding sequence GTGTTCATTGATCAATTAAAGAATGGTTTACAACAAATACAACCGCTGTTTATTGGAGAAGAGACGGCATTTAAAGCGGCAGTCCTTGTTCCATTGGTGCAATTGGACGGAGAATGGCATATTTTATTTGAAGTACGCTCGTTGACCATGAGGAAACAGCCCGGTGATATTAGCTTTCCAGGCGGTAAACTCGACAACAGCGAAACAGCACTGGAAGCTGTATTGCGCGAAACCCATGAAGAACTAGGCATTTCGCCTGAATCAGTCGAGATCCTTGGTCAGCTCAGCCCTTACATTGCCTCTCCATCCTTCGTCGTCTATCCATATGTCGGCGTCATCGATGAACAGAAAGTCAAACATTCTTTTAATCAAGAGGAAGTGGATGAGACTTTTACAGTGCCATTAAAATGGCTATGCCAATATGAGCCGTATTTACATTTTGTGTCTGTACAGCCAACTCCATCTGAAGATTTTCCCTTTGAAAAGATCATGAATGGTGAAAAATATTGTTGGGGGAGTCGTGCCATTGAGGAGTGGTTTTATGATTATGAAAACTACACCATTTGGGGCTTAACTGCACGCATATTAAAGCATTTTGTCGGCTTAGTGAAAACAAATTCCTAG
- a CDS encoding Rap family tetratricopeptide repeat protein has protein sequence MTIISAEQVGNRLNDWRIAIRKHDVHNASSMYKELKNMLHQMEENQEVLTYYSLLEGKYKLMLFDTRGEKLNGKTELDHPSKTNDLIEYYFYLYKALYASYKRDYTSAIGLFKIAEKKLQNIPDEMEVAEFHTKIANLYMLLRQSLISLHYIQNAIDIFKSHEGYERRLAVAFVIAATNFMDIGDYKKAENYYKKALNIAKSLNDHFLKSQLYHNISILYAETGDSQKCIHSLEKALSDDDYLSSCYFLHSMFMLIKELLYINKRTQALYYYDLVKQKHATEKNPIYTAKMNLLYHLYFTEDLTKKAQTCFNEISILKELKDVEGVRELSALAAKHFEELGSIQEAYLFLKEAYQIEHNTHYWRNSDEKNEVTDFYCNARRFWTNRVYQPDKPY, from the coding sequence ATGACTATCATTTCAGCTGAACAGGTGGGGAATCGTTTAAATGATTGGCGAATTGCCATTCGTAAGCATGATGTACACAACGCAAGTTCAATGTACAAAGAATTGAAAAATATGCTTCATCAAATGGAAGAAAATCAGGAGGTCTTGACTTATTATTCATTGCTAGAGGGTAAGTATAAACTCATGTTATTTGACACAAGAGGTGAAAAATTAAATGGAAAGACGGAGCTAGATCATCCATCTAAGACAAACGATTTAATTGAGTACTATTTTTACCTGTACAAAGCCCTCTATGCATCATATAAGAGAGACTACACATCAGCCATTGGATTATTTAAAATTGCAGAGAAAAAGCTACAAAACATTCCAGATGAAATGGAAGTAGCAGAATTCCATACAAAGATTGCAAACTTATATATGCTGCTTCGTCAAAGCCTGATTTCACTTCACTATATTCAGAATGCCATTGATATTTTTAAAAGTCACGAAGGCTATGAAAGAAGACTGGCAGTTGCCTTTGTCATCGCTGCTACCAACTTCATGGATATTGGTGATTATAAAAAGGCAGAAAACTATTACAAAAAAGCATTAAACATCGCAAAAAGTCTAAACGATCATTTTCTGAAATCACAGCTTTACCATAACATCAGCATTCTTTATGCCGAAACAGGTGATTCACAAAAATGTATTCACTCCTTAGAAAAAGCACTTAGTGATGATGACTACCTATCATCATGTTACTTCCTTCATTCCATGTTTATGTTAATAAAAGAGCTTCTTTATATCAATAAACGAACGCAGGCTCTTTATTATTACGATTTGGTCAAACAAAAACATGCAACGGAGAAAAACCCCATCTATACAGCAAAAATGAATTTGCTCTATCATCTATATTTCACCGAAGACCTAACAAAAAAAGCCCAAACCTGTTTCAATGAAATCAGCATACTAAAAGAATTAAAAGATGTTGAAGGTGTTCGTGAGTTGAGTGCACTTGCCGCAAAACATTTTGAAGAATTGGGTTCAATTCAAGAGGCATATCTTTTCTTAAAGGAAGCCTATCAAATTGAACATAACACTCATTACTGGAGGAATTCTGATGAAAAAAATGAGGTTACTGATTTTTACTGTAATGCTCGTCGTTTTTGGACAAACAGAGTTTATCAACCTGACAAGCCATACTGA
- a CDS encoding glycerate kinase encodes MKIVIAPDSFKESLSAYETACAIERGFRAVLPDADYIKLPMADGGEGTVQSLVNATGGTIFNQVVTGPLGEQVDAFFGMLGDGQTAVIEIAAASGLHLVPPEKRNPLFTTSRGTGELMLAALDKGASHLIIGLGGSATNDGGVGMMQGLGARFLDQSGQELLSGGGALHQLAVIDLSGLDPRLKTTRLEVACDVDNPLTGERGASAVFGPQKGANDEMVQLLDKNLSHLAHMVEKQLNVSFGDTAGAGAAGGLGASLRGFLHADLQRGIDIVLKAVNFDEIVKDADLVITGEGRIDRQTIYGKTPIGVAKAAKQFNISVIGIAGSLSKDSEVVHDYGIDALFSIVPGITSLSDAMQEADRHVERTSRNIAAVMTF; translated from the coding sequence ATGAAAATTGTGATAGCACCAGATTCGTTTAAAGAAAGTCTATCTGCTTATGAGACGGCATGTGCCATTGAGCGAGGGTTTCGTGCCGTCCTGCCAGACGCAGATTATATTAAGCTTCCGATGGCAGATGGAGGAGAGGGTACGGTTCAATCGTTAGTTAACGCGACAGGAGGAACCATTTTTAATCAAGTCGTTACTGGCCCGCTTGGCGAACAAGTGGATGCATTTTTTGGAATGCTTGGGGATGGTCAGACAGCCGTCATAGAGATAGCAGCAGCTTCTGGCTTACACCTCGTCCCGCCCGAGAAACGAAATCCGCTGTTTACGACGTCTAGAGGAACGGGAGAGCTAATGCTTGCGGCGTTAGACAAAGGGGCGAGTCATTTGATCATTGGTCTAGGGGGAAGTGCAACAAATGATGGCGGCGTTGGCATGATGCAAGGGTTAGGTGCACGTTTCCTCGATCAATCAGGACAAGAACTATTATCAGGCGGGGGAGCGCTTCATCAATTAGCAGTAATTGATCTGTCTGGGCTCGACCCAAGGCTGAAAACGACTCGACTGGAAGTGGCATGTGATGTTGATAATCCTTTAACGGGTGAGAGAGGGGCTTCTGCTGTATTCGGTCCTCAAAAAGGAGCTAATGATGAAATGGTTCAGCTACTCGACAAGAACTTATCTCATCTTGCTCATATGGTAGAAAAGCAATTAAATGTATCCTTTGGTGATACAGCAGGTGCAGGAGCCGCAGGAGGGCTTGGTGCAAGTTTACGAGGTTTTTTACATGCTGACTTGCAAAGAGGTATAGACATTGTACTAAAAGCAGTCAATTTTGATGAAATCGTCAAGGATGCGGATCTTGTCATAACAGGTGAAGGACGGATCGATCGGCAAACCATTTATGGGAAAACGCCTATCGGTGTAGCCAAGGCAGCAAAACAGTTTAATATCTCTGTGATTGGCATCGCAGGTTCACTTTCAAAAGACAGTGAAGTTGTACACGATTACGGGATTGATGCGTTATTTAGTATCGTTCCAGGAATCACATCTCTTTCAGATGCGATGCAAGAGGCTGATAGACATGTAGAGAGAACGTCAAGGAATATTGCGGCTGTGATGACATTTTAA
- a CDS encoding GrpB family protein, with translation MRKVEVKPYNEQWNSMFEEEANKLHQIFGSEIIEIHHIGSTSVNSLKAKPIIDIMPVVRDINRIDEFNSSMVAIGYKPKGENGIDGRRYFQKGGENRTHHVHMYEVENPQVERHIAFRDYLRVHSYDAKKYGDLKEALARRFHNDIESYIKGKERLVLEINQKALEWYRSSRR, from the coding sequence ATGAGAAAAGTGGAAGTAAAGCCATATAACGAGCAATGGAATTCAATGTTTGAAGAAGAAGCTAACAAGTTACATCAAATTTTCGGTTCAGAAATTATTGAAATCCATCATATCGGCAGTACGTCTGTAAACAGCCTAAAAGCAAAGCCTATCATTGACATAATGCCAGTGGTTAGAGACATTAATCGGATTGATGAGTTTAACTCATCAATGGTTGCCATTGGCTATAAACCAAAGGGCGAGAACGGAATTGATGGACGAAGATATTTTCAAAAAGGAGGAGAGAATCGAACTCATCATGTTCACATGTATGAGGTTGAAAATCCTCAAGTCGAGCGTCATATTGCATTTCGGGATTACTTGCGAGTGCATTCATATGATGCAAAAAAGTATGGAGACTTAAAAGAGGCATTAGCCCGACGTTTCCATAACGACATTGAATCCTATATTAAAGGGAAAGAACGGCTAGTATTGGAGATTAACCAAAAAGCACTAGAGTGGTATCGAAGTTCAAGAAGATAA
- a CDS encoding ABC transporter ATP-binding protein has translation MTKVLELHHVSRHIRGKKIVQDLSFSVQAGEVFGFLGPNGAGKTTTIRMMVGLSPITSGDILINGHSIQTSYRHAIQDVGAIIENPEMYNHLTARQNLVHFARMNGKVDEERIDELLQLVNLQHVKHKRVRTFSLGMKQRLGIAQALIHKPKLLILDEPTNGLDPEGIRMIRDYLRKLAKEEGLAVIVSSHLMSEMELMCDRFAIIQSGKLIAIEDQRVETEQDDLVNYRMKVEENELEVAQRLIGEFEEGVTVREEATYLFFSLPEAKMPQLIRHLSDASIHLYEVKIEKQTLEDKFLSLTGKKEANV, from the coding sequence GTGACGAAAGTTTTAGAACTGCATCATGTATCTAGGCATATTCGCGGGAAAAAGATCGTTCAAGACTTGAGTTTTTCTGTTCAAGCTGGAGAAGTCTTTGGCTTCTTAGGGCCAAATGGCGCAGGAAAAACGACGACAATTCGTATGATGGTCGGTCTTTCTCCTATTACATCTGGTGACATTCTGATTAATGGACATAGTATCCAGACGTCTTATCGGCATGCCATCCAAGATGTAGGTGCGATTATTGAAAATCCAGAAATGTATAATCATTTAACGGCAAGACAAAACCTTGTCCATTTTGCAAGAATGAATGGGAAGGTAGATGAAGAGCGAATTGACGAGTTGTTGCAGCTTGTAAACCTGCAACATGTAAAGCATAAGCGTGTCCGTACGTTTTCATTAGGAATGAAGCAGCGTTTGGGCATTGCGCAAGCACTCATCCATAAACCGAAACTACTTATTTTAGATGAGCCGACCAATGGACTTGATCCAGAGGGTATCCGAATGATACGAGATTACTTGAGAAAGCTTGCGAAGGAAGAAGGACTTGCAGTAATTGTTTCAAGTCACCTCATGTCAGAAATGGAATTGATGTGTGATCGTTTTGCCATTATTCAATCAGGAAAGCTGATAGCTATTGAGGATCAGCGTGTGGAGACTGAGCAGGATGATCTGGTCAATTATCGAATGAAGGTAGAGGAAAACGAGCTTGAAGTAGCGCAAAGATTGATTGGTGAATTTGAGGAGGGCGTCACTGTAAGGGAAGAGGCAACATATCTATTCTTTTCTCTACCTGAAGCGAAGATGCCGCAATTGATTCGTCATTTGAGCGATGCATCTATCCATCTATATGAAGTCAAAATAGAAAAACAGACACTAGAAGACAAGTTTTTAAGTTTAACAGGTAAAAAGGAGGCAAACGTATGA
- a CDS encoding ABC transporter permease subunit — protein MIRLIQNEWMKISYRVGTWIMVGLLVLGMIGTLIFAIKTNDDQTSSDWKAELQMMNAGNKKELKDTEDGFYKRSLERKIAINDYRIKHDLPPAEQFGNNAWTYVKTNAGLLQLVGVFVIIIASTIVSAEYKHGTIKLLLIRPPSRSKILLSKYITVQIYSFLLVAVLFILSFILGAIFFGFNNEYVNLVYQNGKVIERSEFMNMVFYYLAHCAQFVVLGTLSFAISTVFRSEAISIAISVLAYIIGGTITSILMFTFDWAKYLLFANDPSQYFMDDVPFMEGMSLGFSLTVLAVYWAIFLAFALFVFQKREVKTGS, from the coding sequence ATGATTCGCCTCATTCAAAACGAATGGATGAAGATCAGTTATCGTGTTGGTACTTGGATTATGGTGGGACTTCTTGTCCTAGGAATGATTGGCACGCTTATTTTTGCAATCAAAACAAATGATGATCAAACATCAAGTGATTGGAAAGCCGAGCTGCAAATGATGAATGCTGGGAATAAAAAAGAGTTAAAAGATACTGAGGATGGTTTCTATAAGAGAAGCCTTGAAAGAAAAATAGCGATTAATGATTATCGGATTAAACATGACTTACCGCCAGCAGAGCAATTCGGAAATAATGCTTGGACTTATGTGAAAACAAATGCTGGATTACTTCAGCTTGTAGGTGTGTTTGTTATTATCATTGCATCGACCATTGTGTCAGCAGAATACAAACATGGTACAATTAAATTATTACTCATTCGTCCACCATCAAGATCAAAGATTCTTTTATCTAAATATATTACGGTTCAGATTTACTCATTTTTACTCGTCGCTGTGTTATTTATTCTATCATTTATCTTGGGTGCGATTTTCTTTGGATTCAACAATGAGTACGTGAATTTGGTTTATCAAAATGGCAAAGTGATTGAACGTTCAGAGTTTATGAATATGGTGTTTTATTATTTGGCGCATTGTGCGCAGTTTGTTGTACTCGGGACACTTTCTTTTGCGATTTCAACGGTGTTTAGAAGTGAAGCAATCTCCATTGCCATTAGTGTGTTAGCCTATATTATAGGTGGAACGATTACGAGTATCTTGATGTTCACCTTCGATTGGGCGAAGTACTTGTTATTTGCCAATGATCCATCTCAATATTTCATGGATGATGTTCCTTTTATGGAAGGTATGTCTCTTGGTTTTTCATTAACCGTTTTGGCTGTATATTGGGCCATTTTCTTGGCCTTTGCCTTATTTGTCTTCCAAAAACGAGAAGTCAAAACAGGCAGTTAA
- a CDS encoding DUF4064 domain-containing protein: MMKRKGEKVMGIISIVLNIIGVGFGALILSLDSSSYEQFNEILKEEGEALPIETLQAAANAFGIQFMIVSAIAAVLTLVGVIFLKTNRRAVISGILFLVSAVTLLIGTVGLAFIPIILLIVIGLMALIRKPKTEAHISEYPS; the protein is encoded by the coding sequence ATGATGAAACGTAAAGGTGAAAAAGTGATGGGGATTATTAGTATTGTCCTCAATATCATTGGCGTCGGTTTTGGGGCATTAATCCTTTCTTTGGATTCCTCCTCTTATGAACAATTCAATGAGATTTTAAAAGAGGAAGGCGAAGCATTGCCGATTGAAACACTTCAAGCTGCAGCGAATGCCTTTGGTATCCAGTTCATGATTGTATCGGCAATTGCGGCGGTTTTAACTCTCGTTGGTGTGATTTTTCTAAAGACAAATCGTCGTGCGGTGATCTCGGGTATTTTATTCTTGGTCTCTGCTGTCACTCTTTTAATTGGAACGGTTGGTCTTGCGTTCATTCCAATAATCTTATTAATTGTCATTGGGCTAATGGCACTGATTAGAAAGCCAAAAACGGAAGCTCATATCAGTGAATACCCATCTTAA
- a CDS encoding stage II sporulation protein M: MDLLFPIKRKFTKIIQSITDHGNNLLYILTALIPHGIFEIPAMILSGSLGFKLLDFVYLKIRGMYSPKKHFFSDILFFTMMICLLTLLAALTEALLTPFLLNKLQ; encoded by the coding sequence ATTGATTTACTTTTTCCCATCAAGCGAAAATTTACTAAAATCATACAAAGTATTACCGATCATGGTAACAATTTATTATATATATTAACTGCTTTAATTCCTCATGGTATCTTTGAAATTCCTGCCATGATATTATCAGGTTCACTTGGTTTCAAGTTGTTAGACTTCGTCTATTTAAAAATAAGAGGGATGTATTCCCCCAAGAAACATTTCTTTTCGGATATTTTGTTTTTTACTATGATGATATGTCTATTGACATTACTTGCTGCTTTAACTGAGGCATTATTAACGCCCTTTTTACTAAACAAATTGCAATAG